From one Streptomyces sp. ICC1 genomic stretch:
- a CDS encoding transposase, producing MVGWSVTRSGGVSRAGASVPQQQIIRDFAASRAKTLKDIKARLPVRQRAGMPRLKKKELADPTLNYTRRGFRLKDGLLHLAGGISLTVVWSRELPSDPSSVRVYRDGLGHWYASFVIQAEAQPLPVTGAAIGVDWGVKETATTTSDDHDLPHAGHGRKAAGKLAGYQRMMARRKPNRGRAASEGYRRAKRQAAKVHKKIARQRQDTARKWAKRVVTDFGRIAAEDFRPKFLAKSTMARKAADAAISTTKRELINMARKHGRDLRLVHPAHTTMDCGHCGHCGARTKHALPLSERTYTCTACGAVSPGDKNSARVMLVRAGFIPAAVDRGRPDGPPVRQAA from the coding sequence ATCGTCGGGTGGTCGGTCACTCGTTCGGGTGGGGTGTCGCGGGCGGGAGCGTCGGTGCCTCAGCAGCAGATCATCCGGGACTTCGCCGCCTCCCGTGCCAAAACCTTGAAGGACATCAAGGCGCGGCTGCCGGTGCGGCAGAGGGCGGGGATGCCCAGGCTCAAGAAGAAGGAACTGGCAGACCCCACCCTCAACTACACCCGTCGCGGGTTCCGGCTGAAGGACGGCCTCCTTCACCTGGCGGGCGGCATATCTCTGACAGTGGTGTGGTCGCGGGAGCTTCCCTCCGACCCGTCCAGTGTCCGCGTCTACCGCGACGGCCTCGGCCACTGGTACGCCTCCTTCGTCATTCAGGCCGAGGCGCAGCCACTGCCGGTGACGGGCGCGGCGATCGGTGTCGACTGGGGCGTGAAGGAGACCGCGACCACCACCAGCGACGATCACGATCTTCCGCATGCCGGGCACGGCAGGAAGGCGGCCGGGAAGCTGGCGGGCTATCAGCGGATGATGGCCCGCCGTAAACCGAATCGCGGCCGGGCCGCATCGGAGGGCTACCGCCGGGCGAAGAGGCAAGCCGCGAAGGTACACAAGAAGATCGCCCGCCAGCGCCAGGACACCGCCCGCAAGTGGGCCAAGCGCGTGGTGACGGATTTCGGGCGGATCGCGGCGGAGGACTTCCGGCCGAAGTTCCTCGCCAAGTCCACGATGGCCCGCAAGGCCGCAGACGCGGCCATCTCCACTACGAAGCGCGAGCTGATCAACATGGCGCGCAAGCACGGCCGCGACCTGCGGCTCGTGCACCCCGCGCACACCACCATGGACTGCGGACACTGCGGACACTGCGGAGCGAGAACCAAGCACGCACTCCCGCTGTCGGAACGCACCTACACATGCACCGCGTGCGGAGCCGTCTCTCCCGGAGACAAGAACTCCGCGCGCGTCATGCTCGTCCGGGCTGGTTTCATCCCGGCTGCCGTTGATCGCGGAAGACCTGACGGACCGCCGGTCCGCCAGGCAGCGTGA
- the trpS gene encoding tryptophan--tRNA ligase, protein MASDRPRALSGIQPTSGSFHLGNYLGAIRQYVALQETHDAFYMVVDLHAITMPQDPKDLRANTRLSAAQLLAAGLDPERCTLFIQSHVPEHAQLGWVMNCITGFGEASRMTQFKDKSAKGGANNATVGLFTYPILQVADILLYQANAVPVGEDQRQHIELTRDLAERFNQRFGKTFTLPAAHIVKEVAKIYDLQDPAIKMSKSASSPKGLINLLDEPKATEKKIKSAVTDTEAEVRFDAEKKPGVSNLLTIYSTLTGESIPALEAAYEGKGYGALKTDLAGVMVDFVTPFKQRTQEYLDDPETLDSLLAKGAEKARAVAAETLAQAYDHLGFLPAKH, encoded by the coding sequence ATGGCTTCTGATCGTCCTCGCGCGCTCTCCGGCATCCAGCCCACCTCCGGTTCGTTCCACCTCGGGAACTACCTCGGAGCCATCCGGCAGTACGTCGCCCTGCAGGAGACGCACGACGCCTTCTACATGGTCGTCGACCTGCACGCGATCACCATGCCGCAGGATCCGAAGGACCTCCGCGCGAACACCCGCCTCTCCGCCGCGCAGCTGCTCGCCGCCGGCCTGGACCCCGAGCGCTGCACGCTCTTCATCCAGAGCCACGTGCCCGAGCACGCGCAGCTCGGCTGGGTCATGAACTGCATCACCGGTTTCGGCGAGGCCAGCCGGATGACCCAGTTCAAGGACAAGTCCGCCAAGGGCGGCGCCAACAACGCCACCGTCGGCCTGTTCACGTACCCGATCCTGCAGGTCGCGGACATCCTGCTCTACCAGGCCAACGCCGTCCCCGTCGGCGAGGACCAGCGCCAGCACATCGAGCTGACCCGCGACCTGGCCGAGCGCTTCAACCAGCGCTTCGGGAAGACCTTCACCCTCCCCGCCGCGCACATCGTCAAGGAGGTCGCGAAGATCTACGACCTCCAGGACCCGGCGATCAAGATGTCGAAGTCGGCCTCGTCCCCCAAGGGCCTGATCAACCTCCTCGACGAGCCCAAGGCCACCGAGAAGAAGATCAAGAGCGCGGTCACGGACACCGAGGCGGAGGTCCGCTTCGACGCCGAGAAGAAGCCCGGCGTCAGCAACCTGCTCACGATCTACTCCACCCTCACGGGCGAGTCGATCCCCGCGCTCGAGGCCGCGTACGAGGGCAAGGGCTACGGCGCGCTCAAGACGGACCTGGCCGGCGTGATGGTCGATTTCGTCACACCCTTCAAGCAGCGCACCCAGGAGTACCTGGACGATCCGGAGACCCTGGATTCCCTGCTGGCCAAGGGCGCGGAGAAGGCCAGGGCGGTCGCCGCGGAGACCCTGGCGCAGGCCTACGACCACCTCGGTTTCCTGCCCGCGAAGCACTGA
- the glyA gene encoding serine hydroxymethyltransferase gives MSANHRHPALLATDPELASFIAAEETLQAETLRLIPSENYVSAAVLEASGTVLQNKYSEGYPGRRYYEGQQNIDRVEALAIERAKGLFGVDHANVQPYSGSPANLAVYLAFAKPGDTVMGMALPMGGHLTHGWGVSATGSWFRGVQYGVQAETGLIDYDAVRDLALAERPKLIFCGGTALPRTIDFEAFASIAKEAGSVLVADVAHIAGLIAGGAHPSPAGHVDVISTTTHKTLRGPRGAMLMCREEHAKAIDKAVFPGLQGGPHNQTTAGIAVALHEAAQPSFVSYAHAVVANAKALAAALLERGFDLVSGGTDNHLILIDLTGKAVSGKIAAKALDRAGIVVNYNTVPFDPRKPFDPSGIRIGTPSLTSRGLAVEHMPVVADWIARAVDAAAMGDEATLAAVRAEVCDLMAAFPAPGLPLA, from the coding sequence ATGAGCGCGAACCACCGTCACCCCGCCCTGCTCGCCACCGACCCCGAGCTGGCGTCCTTCATCGCCGCCGAGGAGACGCTGCAGGCGGAGACCCTGCGCCTGATCCCCAGCGAGAACTACGTGTCCGCGGCCGTGCTGGAGGCTTCCGGCACGGTGCTGCAGAACAAGTACAGCGAGGGCTACCCGGGCCGCCGCTACTACGAGGGCCAGCAGAACATCGACCGCGTCGAGGCGCTGGCGATCGAGCGGGCGAAGGGCCTGTTCGGCGTGGACCACGCCAACGTGCAGCCGTACTCCGGCTCGCCGGCGAACCTCGCCGTCTACCTGGCCTTCGCCAAGCCCGGCGACACCGTGATGGGCATGGCCCTGCCGATGGGCGGGCACCTGACGCACGGCTGGGGCGTCTCGGCGACGGGCTCCTGGTTCCGCGGCGTGCAGTACGGGGTCCAGGCGGAGACCGGCCTCATCGACTACGACGCGGTACGGGACCTCGCGCTCGCGGAGCGCCCCAAGCTGATCTTCTGCGGCGGTACGGCGCTGCCGCGCACGATCGACTTCGAGGCCTTCGCCTCGATCGCGAAGGAGGCGGGCTCGGTCCTCGTCGCGGACGTCGCCCACATCGCGGGCCTGATCGCGGGCGGGGCGCACCCGTCCCCGGCGGGTCACGTGGACGTGATCTCGACGACCACGCACAAGACCCTGCGCGGCCCGCGCGGCGCGATGCTGATGTGCCGCGAGGAGCACGCGAAGGCCATCGACAAGGCCGTCTTCCCGGGGCTCCAGGGCGGCCCGCACAACCAGACGACGGCCGGCATCGCGGTGGCGCTCCACGAGGCGGCGCAGCCGTCCTTCGTGTCGTACGCCCACGCGGTCGTCGCGAACGCCAAGGCGCTGGCCGCGGCGCTGCTGGAGCGGGGCTTCGACCTGGTCTCGGGCGGTACGGACAACCACCTGATCCTGATCGACCTCACGGGCAAGGCCGTCTCCGGCAAGATCGCGGCGAAGGCGCTGGACCGGGCGGGCATCGTCGTGAACTACAACACGGTGCCGTTCGACCCGCGCAAGCCGTTCGACCCGTCGGGCATCCGCATCGGCACGCCGTCGCTGACCTCGCGCGGTCTGGCGGTCGAGCACATGCCGGTGGTGGCGGACTGGATCGCGCGGGCCGTCGACGCCGCCGCGATGGGGGACGAAGCGACCCTGGCCGCCGTCCGCGCCGAGGTCTGCGACCTGATGGCCGCCTTCCCGGCCCCCGGGCTCCCGCTGGCGTAG